The genomic DNA GATGGGAGAAATAGACGCCCTTGGGTAACCCTGTGGTCCCCGTGGTGTAGAAGGTCGTGGCCCGGGTGTTTTCATCGAAGTCCGGGAAATCGTAGGAAGGAGCGGATCCGGCCAGGACTTCCTCGTATTCGGCGGCAAACGGAATTTTTGAAGCCGGCCGGCTGCCGTCCTCACTGATCAGGATCACCGTCTTGACCGTCTTGATCTGGTCCCACACGGCTTCCAGAAGCGGAAGGAAGTCCGTATGGATAATGACGATCTTGTCCTCTGCATGATTCATCGTGTAGAGGACCTGTTCCGGCGAAAGGCGCCAGTTCTGGGTATGCAGGACTGCGCCCATCATGGGTACGGCAAAGAAACACTCCAGGTAGCGGTTGCTGTCATAGTCGAAAACGCAGACAACATCTCCTTTTTTAACGCCCAGTTTTTCCAGCCCTCCCGCAAGACGGTGGATCCGTTCGTTGAGCTGGCGGTATGTCAGTCGGAGTTTGTCCCGGTAAACAATTTCCTGGTTCGGTGCAAACACCAGGGGCATTTCGAGGATGTGTTTGATGAGGAGTTGGTAATTATAGCTCTGTCCCGGTTCGTAATTCGCCGACATGAGATTTCCCTCCTCTGGCGGAAAGCCGGGAACGGCCCCCCCGAGCCGTTCCCGGGATATGAACATGGACGAGGCCTCCTACTTGTAATTGAAGACGCCCTTTCCCACCTTGCGACCGAAGCGGCCTGCCCGGACGAGTTGCACGAGAAGCGGCGCCGGCCGGTACTTGTCCCCCAGTTCGCGATGCAGTCCGTCGATCACACGCAGAAGCGTTTCATTGCCTACCAGGTCCGAAAGGGCCAGGGGTCCGATGGGGTGATTGCAACCCAGCACCATGCCCTTGTCGATGTCCTCCGCACTGGCCAGGCCTTCGCCGAGGACGAAGAAAGCCTCGTTCAGCATCGTGCAGAGGATCCGGTTTACCACGAAGGCGGGCGCCTCTTTCACGACAACCAGTTCCTTGCCGATCTTCTTTCCCCAGGCCTCGGCAACCGCGAGGGTGTCCGCACTGGTTTCGTATCCCTTGATGATCTCCAGGAGCCGCATGACCGGAACGGGGTTGAAGAAGTGCGTCCCGATGAATTTGTCGGGGCGCTTCGTCACCGCCGCCATCTCCGTGATGCTGAGGCCGGATGTATTGGTGAAGAACAGGCAGTGGGCCGGAACGATTTCTTCCAGCTCCGCATAGACCTTCTTCTTCACGTCCATGACCTCGATGACCACTTCAACCACGATGTCGGCATTGGCGGCGGCCTCTTTCATGTCCAGTGTCGGCTTGATCCGGCCCAGGACGGCGTTCATGTCTTCCTGGGTCCGCTTGCCCTTCTCCACTTCCTTTGCCAGATTCTTCCGGATCGTGTTCATGCCACCGTCCACGAACCGCTGCTCGATGTCCCGGAGGGTGACCGAATACCCTGCCTGGGCGCATACCTGTGCGATTCCATTCCCCATCAGACCAGCACCCAGCACACAAATGTTCTTGATTTCCATCTTCAACCTCCTTCCCGTGATTATGCGCAGACCGTACCCGCCGCTTGCGGGCCAATCGTTGCTGATGAAGTGGATTCTGGATGGGCCGTGAAGGCCAGGAAGCCTTCTGCAGTCGGTACCTGGCAGACCGCCATGATACATGGCCTGCCGGAACGGGTGGAACGGGTGGACTTTTATCGGCCGTTGGACTACATGTTTTCCATCACATGCGTCGGGGTTTATAACACATTCAACAACCCGTGACAACGGCATGATTGACATTTCAGTCAAGATACGCGCGATTTTATAAAGAGTGGTTATGCATGTCATTCTGGACGGCTATAACGTCATCCGTCAGTCCGACACCTTGAGGGCCTTTGAGCGGAGGAGCCTAGAGGAGGCCCGTACCGCGCTTGTACGCTCCGTGGCGGAATACCAGAGGAAGAAAGGACACCAGGTAACCATCGTTTTCGACGGCTGGTCCGGTGGATCTCCGCTGGAGGAGCGGGACCGGTTTGGAAATGTCGAGATCGTCTATTCCCGGAAAGGCGAAAAGGCCGATGAGGTGATCAAGCGGATGGTTCACCGGAGCAGCGAGGAAACCATCGTCGTCACCTCCGACCGGGACGTGGCGGATTATGCAAACCGTCATGGCGGCAGCGCCGTTTCCTCGCTGGACTTTGAGCGGATCCTGATGAAATCTCCTTCGGAAAGCGGGGGCGAGGACGAATCGGCAAACGACAGCGATGAAGAGGAGCGGCCCGCCAAGAGGAAAGGCCCCTCCCGGCGTCCTTCGAAAAGAGAGAAGGCATATCAGTCGCGGTTCCGCAAGCTATGACAAGCAGGCTGTTGAAAAGGGGATGTCTGCGCGTATTTTCTCGAATGCCTGCCTGCGAAGCGGAGGCCTGTCAGCGGGAACAGACCCTGATCAGAAAACGTTCCAGCATATGCCTGGGGCTGCGGGCAGTCGACTTCAGGGACAGATCCATCGCGGCCAGGTCGGATATCCAGGCGTTCAGATCGTTGTCAGAGAAAGAGCGGGCATTCCGCAGGGACAGATAGATTACATACGGATGCTGGCTCCGAAGAACTCCCTCCTGTTTGGAGGAACCGCTACCTGACCGCAGGGCCGGATACACGGCGCGCTGAAAGTCGTGGAACTCCATCTCGGCCCGATAGGCGGGTGGAAGTTCCCCGGGCCGGAGAAAGGCGGCGGCGTCACGGAGATTGCGTATCTCCCGGGCAATCATGGAGAGGATGAAGACGGGGGCCTCGCCTCTCAGGAAGAGTTCATCAAGGGTCAAGAGGCATCGGGAAAGATCTCTGGCCGCAAGGGCGGCTGTCAGGTCGAAAACCGTGTCTTCCTTCGTCTTTCCAACGGCTTCCTCCACATCCCGCGCCTCGATGACCGGCCTATCCCCCACATAAGCAATCAGCTTTTCCACCATTTTCAGCGATTCGCGGAGCTGGAAGCCGGTTTTCCGTCCGATCGCGGGCAGCGCGTCACCGGCCAGTTTCTTCCCTGTACCCACCAGGAGGTCGTCAACGGACCTGGCAAGGGACTGTCTCTGCTTCGCCTCTCCTTTTACAGATGCAAATGTCAGGACGCGGCTCTTTTCGCTGATGATCTTGAACAGCCTCATCCGGCGGTCCGCAGCAGGGGCCGTCAGAATCAGGCAGACATCCTCTGGCAGTATGGTCCGGAAAAAGTCCTCCAGGCGTCCTGCGCCATCGGCAGCATCGGATAAAGGTTTTCCGAACCGCTCGTACATTTCCAGGAGCCTGGGGAGCCATGTGGGAAGCTCACGAGCGGCATCCGCGCCGGCAATACGGGTCCATTCGTCTTCGGGCAGGTTTTTCCAGCCGCCGTCCTTCAGGTCGTCCGCCTGCAGACCGCTGACTGCCAGAAACTGGGAAAAGGACTGGGCGGCCTGGACCGGGCTGCGCTCCATCAGATCCTTCGTTCTCTGGACAAGCTGGGATGCGGTGGCGGCGGACTGAAAGAGCCGGGTGTTCCTGACGACAACCACCTTGCGACCGGGAATAAGTGCAGGGGTGTTCAGGTTATCCAGGAGACGCACCGGTGTCTCCTGATCGCCGTCCAGGATGAACAGGCTCCATTCCCGATCGGATTCCGGAACGAGCGCATCGATGATTTTCTGCAGTGCGTCCTGGATAAGGAACTCCTCGTCGCCCAGAAGCAGGTAGCAGGGAGCAACGACACCCTGTCGGATTTCTCGCAGGACGCCCGTCAGCGAATCTCTGGTTTCCATGCCTTCGTCCCCTGAAAAGGGAGTTTTGGATATGAAGGGACCTCCACGGGGAAGGAGGGTGCGGGATGATCGACTGGGTCAGAGGATGACAAATTTCTGAATGTGCCGTACGGCTTCTTCCGGATCGTCGGTAATCTTCAGGAGGGCCAGGTCCTCGGCGTCAATCTTTCTCTCTTTCACCATCACCTTCTTTACCCAGTCCAGCAGCCCCTGCCAGTAGGCCCGGCCAAGAAGGATGACGGGAAAGCTGCGGATACGTCTGGTTTGGATTAGCGTGAGGGCTTCGAAAAGCTCATCCATGGTGCCGTAGCCTCCGGGGAAAATGACATAGGCTACGGCGTATTTGACGAACATCACTTTCCTGACGAAAAAATATTTGAAGTCAAGACTGATGTTTGCGTATTGATTCGGCTTTTGCTCATACGGAAGGTGGATGTTCAGACCGACGGATTTACCTCCCGCGGCGGCGGCGCCTTTGTTGGCCGCTTCCATAATCCCGGGACCGCCGCCGGTAATCACTCCGAATCCCTCTTCCGCCAGCCGCCGGGCAAGGACTTCCGCCTTCTCGTAATAAGGATCGGAGGCTGTCAGGCGTGCTGATCCGAAGATGGTGACCGCATGTTTCACCTTCGAGAGGGACTCGATGGACTCCACGAATTCCGCCATGATGCGGAAGATGCGCCACGACTCATCGATGGACAGGGCGTCCACGAGATACTGCTTTTCATCCATCCAGAACTCCCCCGGCGAAGAAAATCCGCGCAGGATCCGAGACCGGCGGCTACCGCCGTCCATTTCGTCCCGGATACAACCACCATCTCTTTTCAGGAATGGCGGCGGCGCTGCACCTTGGCAAAACGACGGCGGGCTTCGATGGCTTTTCTCTTACGCCTCACGGAAGGCTTCTCATAGGCCCGACGCAATTTCAGTTCCTTGAACAAGCCGCTCTTTGAAAGCTTATTCTTGAGAATCTTCAAGGCCTTTTCCACATCATTGTCAAAAACCTTAACTTCCAAGGCCATCCATCCTTTCTTGTCTGTGTTTGTTCATTCCAGTTTTCCCGAATCCTACCGACAAGGCCTCTCCATTCAAGTGATATCGCTTATATTTCAATCAGTTATGCGTTATCGGCGGTTGGGCACAAAAAAAGGGTAGTACGGCGCATTCATCCTTCTCGTGCCGTAAACCACCCTTTGACGCAAAATATTTTAGATCACGCTCCTTATCGGCCCGGTACGAGAACACTCCTGACGATTCTCAGGAATTCCCCGTTTTCTTTTCGCGTTCCCACCGTCACGCGAATGCCGCTGGCTGCCCCCGGTCGGCTGAATTTTTTGACAAGAACGCCTTCCCGAAGGAGTGCCTGATATACGTCATCCTCTCTGAATTTGCAATAGAAAAATATGAAATTGGCATCCGTTGGGCAGGCCTGCACTCCTCGGATGGAACGCAGTGCCCGCAGCAATTTTTCACATTCCCGCCGGATCCTGGCGGCCTGGTCGAGAAAGACGGATTCGTGTTCGAGATAAAAAGCAGCCGCGACCTGGGAGAGAGCGTTCAGATTATACGGCGGACGGACCTTGTTCAGCTCCTTCACAAGCTCCGGAGCACCGATCAGAAAGCCGATCCTCATGGCGGCGAGGCCGATCTTGGACAGGGATCTCAGAATCACAAGCCGTTCGTATTGTTTCAACTTCGGGAGAAACGTCTTGCCCGAAAAATGGAAGTACGCCTCATCCACAACAACCACTCCAGGAGACGCCTTGATCAGCCGCTCCACCCGGTCGGCATGGAAACAGCCACCAGTCGGGTTGTTCGGATAACTCAGAAATGTGATGGCGGGTTTCTCCGTTTTCAGCAAATGCTCCATTGCGTCAAGTTCCAGGTCGCCCTGTTCATCAAGGGGAACATCGTGAACCTTGTATCCATTGTTCAATGCCGTAATCCGATACATGGGAAAGGTGGGCACCGGAATCAGAATCGCCGCCCCGGGACGCGCCAAGGCCGTGCTGAGGATCGCGATGGCCTCGTCGGATCCATTGCCGATCAGGATCATGTCTTCACCAACCCCGAAATGACGTGCATAGGCTCTTTGAAGGCGTGGGGATCCCGGTTCGGGGTAATGGTGCAGGTTAACGGACTTCATGGCTGCGAAGAGCTTGTTGCGCAACTGCATGGGAAGCGGATATGGATTCTCGTTTGCGTCCAGTTTGATCCTGGCCGGCACATCCTCAACGAAGTAAGCCTCCTGACCTGCCACTCCTTCCCGGACCAGGGATCGAATATGGCTCATCCTTCTTCTCCTTCAGGAGTTCCAGGGAGTGTGCCGTTCAAAAGTCTCCCGCGAGCAATCTGCTCCGCCAGATCCCGTTCCCGTTCCGTCATTCCAAAAGTGTCCAAGGATATCTCCCACTCAGAAGCGAATGCATCTTCCAGATACCGGCTCATCATCAGCGGCGTTTCCTCAACGACGGGCCGAAAATCACGAATACAGGTTACCGAGTTTGCAAGCGACCGGACCTGCTCATCCATATCCCCTGTCCCCCGGAGAACCTCCACCGTCCGGGCGGCATCGAAATCGATCAGAATGGAACCATGCTGAAGGAAAGATCCTCTCGACCGTGCCTGGGCGCTGCCGCAGATTTTGCGGCCGTTTACGAGTAACTCGTATCGTGATGGCTTTGCAAAGCAGGATGTGTTGAGGAATACTTCCGGGGAAGATCGCCCCGGTTCAGCGCAATCCACGGGGATCCCCCAATTCCTCAGAGCCTTTGACAGACAGCGGCTGATTGCCAAATAAGTCGCCAGGATCCCGGACTCAAACCGTTGGCCTTCCTGGCGGGCAATCACGGCATAGGTCAGATCATTTCCGTGCAGGACCGCTTTTCCACCTGTAGGCCGCCGGACAACATCCACTCCGAGGCGTTTGCATGCATCCAGATTGACCTCCGACCGGATGTCCTGGAAATACCCAAGGGAAACAGATGGTTGAAGCCA from Syntrophaceae bacterium includes the following:
- a CDS encoding TIGR00730 family Rossman fold protein; this translates as MDEKQYLVDALSIDESWRIFRIMAEFVESIESLSKVKHAVTIFGSARLTASDPYYEKAEVLARRLAEEGFGVITGGGPGIMEAANKGAAAAGGKSVGLNIHLPYEQKPNQYANISLDFKYFFVRKVMFVKYAVAYVIFPGGYGTMDELFEALTLIQTRRIRSFPVILLGRAYWQGLLDWVKKVMVKERKIDAEDLALLKITDDPEEAVRHIQKFVIL
- a CDS encoding 3-hydroxybutyryl-CoA dehydrogenase gives rise to the protein MKNICVLGAGLMGNGIAQVCAQAGYSVTLRDIEQRFVDGGMNTIRKNLAKEVEKGKRTQEDMNAVLGRIKPTLDMKEAAANADIVVEVVIEVMDVKKKVYAELEEIVPAHCLFFTNTSGLSITEMAAVTKRPDKFIGTHFFNPVPVMRLLEIIKGYETSADTLAVAEAWGKKIGKELVVVKEAPAFVVNRILCTMLNEAFFVLGEGLASAEDIDKGMVLGCNHPIGPLALSDLVGNETLLRVIDGLHRELGDKYRPAPLLVQLVRAGRFGRKVGKGVFNYK
- a CDS encoding lipoate--protein ligase family protein; amino-acid sequence: MWRVLRYQVHSAFDNMAIDEAIFREVQENRSPPTIRFYGWLQPSVSLGYFQDIRSEVNLDACKRLGVDVVRRPTGGKAVLHGNDLTYAVIARQEGQRFESGILATYLAISRCLSKALRNWGIPVDCAEPGRSSPEVFLNTSCFAKPSRYELLVNGRKICGSAQARSRGSFLQHGSILIDFDAARTVEVLRGTGDMDEQVRSLANSVTCIRDFRPVVEETPLMMSRYLEDAFASEWEISLDTFGMTERERDLAEQIARGRLLNGTLPGTPEGEEG
- the rpsU gene encoding 30S ribosomal protein S21, encoding MEVKVFDNDVEKALKILKNKLSKSGLFKELKLRRAYEKPSVRRKRKAIEARRRFAKVQRRRHS
- the hisC gene encoding histidinol-phosphate transaminase, giving the protein MSHIRSLVREGVAGQEAYFVEDVPARIKLDANENPYPLPMQLRNKLFAAMKSVNLHHYPEPGSPRLQRAYARHFGVGEDMILIGNGSDEAIAILSTALARPGAAILIPVPTFPMYRITALNNGYKVHDVPLDEQGDLELDAMEHLLKTEKPAITFLSYPNNPTGGCFHADRVERLIKASPGVVVVDEAYFHFSGKTFLPKLKQYERLVILRSLSKIGLAAMRIGFLIGAPELVKELNKVRPPYNLNALSQVAAAFYLEHESVFLDQAARIRRECEKLLRALRSIRGVQACPTDANFIFFYCKFREDDVYQALLREGVLVKKFSRPGAASGIRVTVGTRKENGEFLRIVRSVLVPGR